A window of Syntrophales bacterium genomic DNA:
ATGGACGGGTTCCAGCTCACCCACGTGGTGGAGCCCATCGTCTTCCCCACCCAGGCGCAGGTCAACAAGTTCCTGCCGCCCTACAAGCCCTTCGCCTCCCTGCACCCGGACCATCCCCTCTCCATGGGCACCCTGGGGCTGCCGGACATCTACACGGAAGCCGTGAAGGCCCGGGACGTGGCCACGGTAAACGCGAAGAAGGTCATCCTCGAGATCTGGAAGGAATGGGAGAAGATGTTCGGCCGGAAATACGAGCCGGTCGCCTCCTACAAGACCTCGGGCGCGGAAATCCTGCTTTTGACCATGGGCTCCATGGGCGAGACGGCGGAAATGGCCGTCGACGAGTTGCGCAAGAAGGGCGTGAAGGTCGGGCTCCTGAAGCTGAAGCTCTGGCGGCCCTTCCCCTTCGACGAAATCCGCAAGGCCGTCCGGGGGGCGAAGACGCTGGTCGTGACCGACCGGGCCGTTTCCTACGGCGGCCCCGGCGGCCCCGTCTGCTCGGAGATCCGCGGCGCCCTGTACGATCAGCCGAACCGGCCCGAGATCGTCAATTACATCATCGGCCTCGGCGGAAGAGACGTCCGCGTGGAGGACTTCATGAAGATGGTCGAGGGAGCCCCCAAGGCCAGGAAGTCCGGCGATGCTTACCAAATCTACGGTGTGAGGGAGTAAGATGAGCACCTTGACGGTTACACCCAATTACGCGACGGGATTGGTTTCGAACTTCGACCTGTTCGCCGGGAAACTGGTGGACCGGGAAGAATATTTCAGCTGCGGCCACCGGGCCTGCCAGGGATGCGGCGAGGCCCTGGCGATCCGCCTGATGTGCAAGGCCCTCGGGAAGGAAACGGTCATCGCCAACGCCACGGGCTGCATGGAGGTCATCTCGACCCTGTATCCCACTACGGCGTGGAAGCTGCCCTGGATCCACGTGGCCTTCCCCAACGCGGCGGCTGTCGGCGCCGGCGTTGAGACGGGCCTGAAGGTCCTCCGGCGGAAGGGGCGGATCCCCGACCGCTACATCAAAACCGTGGCCATCGGCGGCGACGGCGGGACCGTGGACATCGGTCTCCAGGCCCTCTCGGGAGCCATGGAGCGGGGCCACGACATGCTGTATGTCTGCTTCGACAACGAGGCCTACATGAACACGGGCATCCAGCGCTCCAGCGCGACACCCTTCGGCGCTTCCACGACGACGGCCCCGGCGGGTGCGGCCAGCCCGGGCAACCGGACCTGGAAGAAGAACGTGCCCGAGATCATGGTGGCCCACAACGTTCCCTACGTGGCCACGGCCTGCCACAGTTACCCCATCGACTTCATGAACAAGGTCAAAAAGGCCCGGGCCGTCAAAGGCCCCGCCTACATCCACTGCCTCGCCGTATGCCCCACGGGCTGGCGGGCCGAATCGAAGGACTGCATCAAGCTGGGACGCCTGGCGGTGGAAACGGGAATCTTCCCCCTCTACGAAGTGGAGAACGGGAAGTACCGCCTGACCGTGGAGAAGCCGGAAAAGCTCCGGCCCGTGACGGATTACCTGAAGTTGCAGGGGCGGTTCCGCCACTTGAGCAAGGAAGAGGTCGGCTATTTCCAGGATCGGGTAAACCTGGAATTCGCCAAGCTCATGAACAAGGTGGAGTGCATCCAGTCCTGGGACGAACTGAAAGGGTAGGAATCGCAGCTTCCGGCCCCGGACGGGGTGAAGGAAGTCAATCATTTCAAAGGTGGCATACATGAAACCGGTTGCATTCAGCAGTTGGAACGGAAAGATCATTGACGGCCGCAAGGGCCAGCCCAAGGGCAAGGCCGGAGCGGCGGACATCGGTTGTCCCGTCCCCAAGGAAGGCCAGAAGATGTCGGCCCTCATGGGATGGAACGGCCTGGTGGTACTGGACAAGAACGCGGACATCCCCTCGCTGACCCTGGCTTACCTGAAGGAAGCCCGGAAGCTGTCCTGCGGTGAGTGCTCCGTCTGCATGATCGGCATCGACCGGGTGACGGCGCTCCTGAAGGACATGGCCGCCGGAAAGGCCGACAAGGGAGCCCTCGGGGAGATCGAGGAGATCGCAAAGGGCGTGGCGAAGAACGGCAAGTGCAATTTTGGCCGGGCTACCGCCCTGACGCCGGTACTCGACGCGATCAAACACTACAAGAGCGATTTCCTGGCCCTCGCCAAGGGCGGGAAGCTGGAAGAGAAGGCCTGCTCGGTCGCCGTAACGGCCCCCTGCATGCAGGCCTGTCCGGCCACGCTGGACATTCCCGGCTACATCGAGCTGATCCGGAACGGCCGCTTCGCCGACTCCCTCGACCTGATCCGGGAGCGGTGCATCCTGCCTGGGGTCATCGGCCGGGCCTGCACGCATCCCTGCGAGAGCGCCTGCGTGCGGAACGATATCGACGAGCCCCTGGCCATCCGGCTCCTGAAGCGGAGCGCCGCGGATGCTGACCTCCAGGCCGGCGGCTGCGGCCTTGCGGCCCCGAAGGAGGAGAAGAAACAGAAGGTGGCCGTGGTGGGATCGGGACCCGCGGGTCTGGCGGCAGCTTACCGCCTGCGCGCCCTGGGCTACCCGGTGACGGTGTTCGAGGCCCTGTCCAAGGCCGGCGGCATGGCGGCAGTGGGCATCCCCGATTACCGGCTCCCCAAAGACATCCTCAACCACGAGATCGATCTCATCCGCCGCGCGGGCGTGGACGTCCGGCTGAACAGCCCCGTCAGCCCCCTCGACTGGGCGGACCTGCAGAAGAAGGGCTACGGAGCCCTCTACCTGGCCGTCGGCGCCCACGTGGGCACGAAGGTCGGCTGCGGCGGGGAGGACGTACAGGACGGCGGCTTCATCCAGGGCGCCGAGTTCCTCCGGAACCTGAGCCTGGGCGGAAAAGTCACCCCCCTGAAGAAGGTCGTCATCATCGGCGGCGGCAACGTCGCCCTCGACTGCGCCCGGAGCTGTGTCCGCTTTGGATTCAAGGAAGTGGAGATCCTCTACCGGCGCTCCCGCAAGGAGATGCCCGCCAGCGCGACGGAGATCGAGGAGGCCATGGAGGAGGGCGTGAAGTTCACCTACCTGGTCGCCCCGGCGAACATCGTCCGGCAGGGCGGCAAGCTGACGGGCGTCGAGTGCCTCAAGATGAAGCTGGGCGAGCCCGACGCGAGCGGCCGGCGGCGCCCGATCCCGGTCAAGGGGTCCGAGTTCGTCGTCAAGACGGACCTGATCATCGCCGCCACGGGCCAGAAGCCCGACACAGCGTTCCTGTCCGGGAAGAGCAAGGTCGGCCTGACCG
This region includes:
- a CDS encoding FAD-dependent oxidoreductase, which translates into the protein MKPVAFSSWNGKIIDGRKGQPKGKAGAADIGCPVPKEGQKMSALMGWNGLVVLDKNADIPSLTLAYLKEARKLSCGECSVCMIGIDRVTALLKDMAAGKADKGALGEIEEIAKGVAKNGKCNFGRATALTPVLDAIKHYKSDFLALAKGGKLEEKACSVAVTAPCMQACPATLDIPGYIELIRNGRFADSLDLIRERCILPGVIGRACTHPCESACVRNDIDEPLAIRLLKRSAADADLQAGGCGLAAPKEEKKQKVAVVGSGPAGLAAAYRLRALGYPVTVFEALSKAGGMAAVGIPDYRLPKDILNHEIDLIRRAGVDVRLNSPVSPLDWADLQKKGYGALYLAVGAHVGTKVGCGGEDVQDGGFIQGAEFLRNLSLGGKVTPLKKVVIIGGGNVALDCARSCVRFGFKEVEILYRRSRKEMPASATEIEEAMEEGVKFTYLVAPANIVRQGGKLTGVECLKMKLGEPDASGRRRPIPVKGSEFVVKTDLIIAATGQKPDTAFLSGKSKVGLTDWGTIKVDEATLQTNVPGVFSGGDCVSGPATLIEALDAGNKAAKSIDAYLAGKAFAPELSLKGLDTKAQRDSGFTAKAGAAKAALLNPKERTAVFSEVEAGLSAGDAMKEAARCLRCYRLMVWE
- a CDS encoding transketolase C-terminal domain-containing protein, coding for MTKPVGMEVAVAAAEAVALCNIDVAACYPITPNTHIAEHLADIVADGRIDAEYITVESEHSALSAVMGASGTGARTFTATSSQGLMYMHEILPITPAMRLPVVMGLGNRAVSGPINIWNDHSDIIMQRDSGWLSIFADNGQEAVDMFIQAFKIAEHPDVLLPINVNMDGFQLTHVVEPIVFPTQAQVNKFLPPYKPFASLHPDHPLSMGTLGLPDIYTEAVKARDVATVNAKKVILEIWKEWEKMFGRKYEPVASYKTSGAEILLLTMGSMGETAEMAVDELRKKGVKVGLLKLKLWRPFPFDEIRKAVRGAKTLVVTDRAVSYGGPGGPVCSEIRGALYDQPNRPEIVNYIIGLGGRDVRVEDFMKMVEGAPKARKSGDAYQIYGVRE
- the porB gene encoding pyruvate synthase subunit PorB, with protein sequence MSTLTVTPNYATGLVSNFDLFAGKLVDREEYFSCGHRACQGCGEALAIRLMCKALGKETVIANATGCMEVISTLYPTTAWKLPWIHVAFPNAAAVGAGVETGLKVLRRKGRIPDRYIKTVAIGGDGGTVDIGLQALSGAMERGHDMLYVCFDNEAYMNTGIQRSSATPFGASTTTAPAGAASPGNRTWKKNVPEIMVAHNVPYVATACHSYPIDFMNKVKKARAVKGPAYIHCLAVCPTGWRAESKDCIKLGRLAVETGIFPLYEVENGKYRLTVEKPEKLRPVTDYLKLQGRFRHLSKEEVGYFQDRVNLEFAKLMNKVECIQSWDELKG